The Mesobacillus jeotgali genome window below encodes:
- a CDS encoding glycerol-3-phosphate responsive antiterminator — translation MLLDQKILPASSNMKEFEQFLKSPFEIGVMLEVHIAQLKNINAMAKSYGKKIIYHVDMIQGLKSDDYSTEYLCQEYKPYGLISTKSSVILKAKQKGVLAVQRVFLIDSHALEKSYKLIEKTRPDYIEVLPGAMPWMIKEVKERVNIPIFAGGLIRTPEEVKNALDAGASAITTSKRELWEDIQIQNSDT, via the coding sequence ATTCTTTTGGATCAAAAAATCTTGCCCGCATCTTCAAACATGAAGGAATTTGAGCAGTTTCTCAAAAGCCCTTTTGAAATTGGTGTCATGCTGGAAGTGCATATCGCCCAGTTGAAAAATATCAATGCGATGGCAAAAAGCTATGGCAAAAAAATAATTTATCATGTGGATATGATTCAGGGACTGAAAAGCGATGACTATTCAACCGAATATCTTTGCCAGGAATACAAACCATATGGCCTGATCTCCACGAAATCGAGTGTCATTTTAAAGGCAAAGCAAAAAGGCGTACTCGCTGTGCAAAGGGTCTTCCTGATTGATTCACATGCACTCGAGAAAAGCTATAAACTCATTGAAAAAACGCGCCCTGATTATATTGAGGTTTTACCAGGAGCAATGCCCTGGATGATCAAGGAGGTAAAGGAACGCGTCAATATTCCGATCTTTGCAGGCGGCCTGATCAGGACTCCTGAGGAAGTAAAAAACGCACTGGACGCTGGAGCTTCTGCGATCACCACTTCCAAAAGGGAATTGTGGGAAGATATACAAATTCAGAATTCAGACACATGA
- a CDS encoding methyl-accepting chemotaxis protein, with product MQINMEKKSTQVFEKDAVLAAIERSLAMIEFDPDGKVLWANENFARTMGYRVDEMPGLLHKQFCTAEFAGSREYTELWRNLRNGKSFQEKIQRVTKRGKLLWLEATYTPVYDTLGRVAGVVKVATDITRRELSTTRLAEELQQMSENLSERAEVGIARSEEAATAAIRLAEESKENLEILESLKSQAKSIGSIVQTIREIAAQTNLLALNAAIEAARAGEHGRGFNVVAGEVRKLATRVQDSIQEVNERIEGIAGEITKINEATQRSQNGITNNQKLNEQAVTAFKEIGSAAHELDQQAKTFKEIL from the coding sequence ATGCAAATTAATATGGAAAAGAAGAGCACACAGGTTTTCGAAAAAGACGCCGTCCTGGCAGCCATTGAAAGGTCTTTGGCGATGATTGAGTTCGATCCTGACGGGAAAGTGCTCTGGGCGAATGAGAACTTTGCACGGACGATGGGCTATCGAGTGGATGAAATGCCAGGACTTTTGCATAAACAGTTTTGTACAGCAGAGTTTGCAGGGAGCAGGGAATACACAGAGTTATGGAGAAACCTTCGCAACGGCAAAAGCTTTCAGGAAAAAATCCAGCGGGTCACGAAAAGAGGGAAACTGCTCTGGCTGGAGGCTACCTATACCCCAGTTTACGATACTTTAGGGAGAGTTGCGGGTGTGGTAAAAGTGGCCACGGACATAACACGACGGGAGTTAAGTACAACGAGACTGGCTGAAGAGCTTCAGCAGATGTCTGAAAATCTTAGCGAACGCGCGGAAGTGGGCATTGCGAGAAGTGAAGAGGCAGCCACAGCAGCCATCAGGCTAGCAGAGGAATCCAAAGAAAATCTCGAAATTCTCGAATCACTAAAATCACAGGCCAAATCGATCGGCAGCATCGTCCAGACGATCCGCGAAATCGCTGCACAAACCAACCTGCTTGCATTGAACGCAGCAATTGAGGCAGCAAGAGCAGGAGAACATGGAAGAGGCTTCAACGTCGTTGCCGGAGAAGTCAGGAAACTTGCGACTCGCGTCCAGGATTCAATCCAGGAAGTCAATGAACGGATCGAAGGCATCGCAGGTGAAATCACCAAAATAAACGAAGCCACACAGCGCTCACAAAATGGAATCACCAACAACCAGAAACTCAATGAACAAGCAGTCACCGCCTTCAAAGAAATCGGCAGCGCCGCACACGAATTGGACCAGCAGGCCAAGACATTCAAGGAAATTTTATAA